From a single Glycine soja cultivar W05 chromosome 19, ASM419377v2, whole genome shotgun sequence genomic region:
- the LOC114400515 gene encoding heterogeneous nuclear ribonucleoprotein 1-like has protein sequence MESPGNEHVVGGAEPNDVVTPFSHREEPHNSQPLTGDGASPGKIFIGGLARETTIAQFIKHFGKYGEITDSVIMKDRKTGQPRGFGFITYADPSVVDKVIEEPHVINGKQVEIKRTIPRGAVGSKDFRTKKIFVGGIPSNVTEDEFRDFFTRYGEVKDHQIMRDHSTNRSRGFGFITFESEEAVDDLLSMGNKIDFAGAQVEIKKAEPKKPNSAPPSSKRYNDSRSSYSSGGYGDAYDGFGGSFGMGGGYRSGGAYGGGRGSGAYGGYASEFGGYGGYAGAMGPYRGDPSLGYAGRYGGSFSRGYDLGGYGGPSENYGAYGAGGGSSGGAGAGAGAGAYQSGYDGNLGGGYGGASGGPFYGSTRGGYSAGRYHPYGR, from the exons ATGGAGTCACCCGGTAACGAGCATGTGGTGGGTGGCGCAGAACCCAACGACGTCGTTACGCCCTTTTCCCACAGAGAAGAACCTCACAATTCCCAACCCCTCACCGGCGACGGTGCCAGTCCCGG AAAGATATTTATAGGTGGTTTAGCGAGAGAAACGACCATTG CCCAATTTATCAAGCACTTTGGTAAGTATGGTGAGATCACGGATTCAGTTATCATGAAGGACAGGAAAACTGGGCAGCCTCGTGGATTCGGGTTTATAACATATGCGGATCCCTCTGTGGTCGATAAAGTCATTGAGGAACCTCATGTCATCAATGGCAAACAA GTTGAGATTAAGCGGACGATACCGAGGGGAGCTGTTGGCTCTAAGGATTTTAGGACAAAGAAAATTTTTGTAGGTGGAATTCCTTCAAATGTGACTGAAG ATGAATTTAGAGACTTCTTTACACGCTACGGCGAAGTTAAAGATCACCAAATAATGCGGGACCACTCCACCAACCGATCTCGTGGCTTTGGGTTTATCACATTTGAATCTGAAGAAGCAGTTGATGATCTTCTGTCCATGGGGAACAAAATTGACTTTGCTGGAGCTCAG GTGGAAATCAAGAAGGCTGAACCAAAGAAGCCAAACTCAGCACCTCCATCATCCAAGCGCTATAACGACTCTAGGTCTTCATACAGCAGTGGTGGATATGGAGATGCTTATGATGGATTTGGTGGCAGCTTTGGAATGGGGGGTGGTTATAGGTCAGGTGGTGCTTATGGTGGTGGTAGGGGTAGTGGTGCTTATGGTGGCTATGCAAGTGAATTTGGTGGGTATGGAGGATATGCTGGTGCGATGGGGCCGTATAGAGGAGATCCCTCCCTTGGGTATGCTGGTCGTTATGGAGGAAGCTTTAGCAGAGGGTATGATCTTGGTGGGTATGGCGGACCTAGTGAGAATTATGGAGCATATGGGGCAGGTGGGGGTTCTTCGGGTGGTGCTGGTGCTGGTGCCGGTGCCGGTGCCTACCAAAGTGGCTATGATGGAAACCTGGGAGGGGGATATGGAGGGGCTAGTGGAGGCCCCTTCTATGGGAGCACTAGAGGAGGATACAGCGCTGGTCGATATCATCCTTATGGAAGATAA
- the LOC114400892 gene encoding protein kinase PVPK-1, which translates to MESPVNGVDSLSEVQNSVSGVHHDLLSSGTPRPSRPPLRASRNHQTKTIHHQNSHVINQKHSYQEGNNVEHERLPTKLCSKHQPLDDSKNCESSDVLESDNCILGPSKRVVANHARSYCQSEVTFCPSPQSSFYSATVYSEAKQSFTNTEVSECASVDKSCVSGEMANSCDFNESRKTSICRASTGSDASDESSTSSLSSVVYKPHKANDIRWEAIQAVRARDGMLEMRHFRLLKQLGCGDIGVVYLVELSGTRTSFAMKIMDKTKLANRKKVLRSQTEREILQSLDHPFLPTLYTHFETEIFSCLVMEFCPGGDLHALRQRQPGKYFSEHAVRFYVAEVLLALEYLHMLGIIYRDLKPENVLVREDGHIMLSDFDLSLRCTVSPTLVKSSINSLETKSSGYCIQPACIEPTCVMQPDCIQPACFTPRFLSGKSKKDKKFKPKNDMHHQVTPLPELIAEPTNARSMSFVGTHEYLAPEIIKGEGHGSAVDWWTFGIFLYELLFGRTPFKGSVNRATLFNVIGQPLRFPESPSVSFAARDLIRGLLVKEPQHRLAYRRGATEIKQHPFFQNVNWALIRCANPPEVPRQVMKLAQTEKELGVKPSGNYLDIDFF; encoded by the exons ATGGAGTCACCTGTTAATGGAGTAGATTCCTTATCAGAGGTTCAGAATTCAGTTTCTGGGGTACATCATGATCTTCTTTCATCTGGGACTCCCCGTCCTTCACGGCCTCCCTTGAGAGcatctagaaaccatcaaaccAAGACCATCCACCATCAAAACAGCCATGTAATTAATCAAAAGCATTCCTATCAAGAGGGAAACAATGTGGAGCATGAAAGGTTGCCAACAAAATTGTGCAGCAAGCATCAACCACTTGATGATTCCAAGAATTGTGAGTCAAGTGATGTGTTAGAATCTGACAATTGCATCTTAGGGCCGTCAAAACGAGTTGTGGCTAATCATGCAAGGAGTTACTGCCAGTCAGAGGTTACTTTCTGTCCAAGTCCTCAGAGTAGTTTCTATTCAGCCACTGTCTATTCGGAAGCGAAACAAAGTTTCACCAACACTGAGGTCAGTGAGTGTGCTAGTGTTGACAAGTCTTGTGTAAGTGGAGAAATGGCAAATTCCTGTGATTTTAATGAGAGCAGGAAGACCAGCATCTGTAGAGCAAGTACTGGCAGTGATGCTAGTGATGAGAGCAGCACCAGTAGTTTGAGCAGTGTCGTGTATAAACCACACAAGGCCAATGACATAAGATGGGAAGCGATTCAAGCTGTCCGAGCTCGAGATGGGATGTTGGAAATGAGGCATTTCAGGTTGTTGAAGCAATTGGGGTGTGGAGACATAGGGGTAGTGTATCTAGTTGAATTGAGTGGCACAAGAACTTCTTTTGCCATGAAGATCATGGACAAGACCAAGCTGGCGAATCGCAAGAAGGTTCTGAGGTCTCAGACCGAGAGAGAGATATTGCAGTCTTTAGATCACCCTTTTCTACCCACATTGTATACACACTTTGAGACAGAGATATTTTCTTGCTTGGTAATGGAGTTCTGCCCCGGTGGGGACCTGCATGCACTCAGGCAAAGACAACCAGGGAAGTATTTTTCGGAGCATGCCGTCAG GTTTTATGTGGCAGAAGTTCTCCTTGCTTTGGAGTACTTGCACATGCTTGGGATCATCTACCGAGACCTCAAACCTGAGAATGTGTTGGTGAGAGAAGATGGTCACATAATGCTTTCAGATTTTGATCTCTCTCTAAGGTGCACTGTCAGTCCAACTCTAGTAAAGTCATCAATTAACAGCTTGGAGACAAAAAGCTCAGGATACTGCATTCAGCCTGCTTGCATTGAGCCAACTTGTGTAATGCAGCCAGACTGCATCCAACCAGCATGCTTCACGCCACGCTTTCTATCCGGAAAATCCAAGAAAGACAAAAAGTTCAAACCAAAGAATGACATGCATCACCAAGTGACCCCTCTTCCTGAGCTAATTGCTGAGCCAACAAATGCCAGATCAATGTCCTTTGTGGGGACACACGAGTACTTGGCGCCGGAGATCATCAAGGGTGAAGGGCACGGAAGTGCCGTGGACTGGTGGACATTTGGGATATTCTTGTATGAGCTTTTGTTTGGCAGAACACCATTCAAAGGTTCAGTGAATCGTGCAACACTGTTTAACGTAATTGGGCAGCCTCTACGGTTTCCAGAATCTCCTAGTGTCAGCTTTGCTGCCAGGGACTTGATCAGGGGCTTGCTTGTGAAAGAGCCTCAGCATCGTCTTGCCTATAGACGTGGTGCGACAGAGATAAAACAGCATCCATTCTTTCAGAATGTTAACTGGGCACTGATCCGTTGTGCAAAT